GGCTTCGATGAGGTCAGTCACGTGCAACGCTCCCTGGCACAGTTGACATAAAGACCCAGCGGCTGCCGGCCAGCCGCTTCCTTCTTCGCATCACTCTACAAGGAATGGCCTAGTCGAGATACTCCTCGATGACCTGAAAGGCACGGGCCGCTGTCTGCTCCTTGTAGGCCTGGCGGTCGCCTTCCCAGCGTTCGTGGCGCACATGCGAGAGGCGGTCGCGCACGACCAGGGCGATGTACACGGTGCCGGGCGGCTTCTGGGGTGAGCCGCCACCGGGTCCCGCGATTCCCGTGACGCCAATGGCGATGTCGGCGTCCAGCCGCTCCCTCACGCCGCGCGCCATGGCGAGAGCAGCCTCTGCGCTCACGCTGCCGTGCTCGCGCAGGAGGTCCTCGGGAACGCCGAGGAGCGCCGTCTTCGCCCGGTTGTGATAGGCCGTGGCGCCGCCCAGGAAGCAGCGCGAGCTGCCCGGCACGTTGGTGAGAAGATGGCTGATGAAGCCGCCCGTGCAGGACTCGGCGACGGAGAGAGTGAGGCCACGCCCGGAAAGCAGCGCGATCACGCGCGACGCCAGCTGTTGAGCCTCCGTTGTCACCTCAGCCTTCCGTACGGGACGCGGACTGCGAGGCCTTCGCTCGACGGCCGGGCCGGGGCCTCCGGCCGCGGCACCTAACGCTTGCTCCAGGTGCTGCCTTGCGGCGTATCACCGATTTCGATGCCCAGGCCAGCGAGGGCGTCTCGGAGGTGGTCGGCGAGGTCGAACTGCTTCTGGCGGCGCAATGCCGAGCGCAAGTCGACGATCAACTCGATCAGCGCGCCCTCGATCGAGGAGTCGGCTTTGAGGCGCCTGGTGAGGGCCTGCACCTGCGCCAGCAGTTCGACGCGCTGCTCCGCCGGCAAGCTCGACAGCCCTTCGACAAAGCGGACGAATTCAGCCGCGTTGTCCGGTTGGCTCACGGGGCCATCCGAGAACTCGTAGCCCGAGACCGAGCGTCGAGGGTCGAAAGTAGTCACCACGTGCCGGTCATGGCTGCGGAAGGCGTCGAAGGGCACGGTCTCACCGGCCTCCACGCGACGGCTGTCGCCGTCCCCGATCAGCGTGATTCCTGACTGGCCCGTGACGCGGGCGGTCTCGCTGTGATGGTCGAACGTCACGGAGGTGTAAGCGTCTATGCCCACGATGGTCACGTCCGGGGGCAAGAGGGACTGCAGGACGTCGAAGCGCTCCGCGCCGACGTAGCAGTAACGGCTGTCGAAGTTCTCGCCGCCGGAGGTGTCGTCGAAGTGCGGCACGATGGCGACATTCAAGCCCAGGCGCCCGAACAGGTCGAGGCCATCCAGCCAATGCGGGTCCTCGCCGACCTTGAAGATCTCGTACACCGGCAGGGCGTAGCGGCCGAGAGCGATGGAGGCGGCACTGGCGAAGAGCACGTCCGCCCCTTCCTCGAAGCGCTGGACAACGGCGTCCCAGACCGGCGTATCGCGCCAGTGACGGATGGCGTAGGTCGGGCTTCCCGGGCCGGCGAAGATGAGGTTCGAGTCGCGCACCTCTGCGACCGCGGCAGCGACGCGGTGCTCGGGCTCGCGTTCGCGGTGGCGGAAACTGGCCACGCGCAGGTCGAGCTGGAGGTAGTGGCGGTAGTAGTCGAGCGCCTTCTGGACGATGGCGTCGACGTTGGGCTCGAAGCCCGCCGTCGTATCGAGGAAGACGGGCCGGGCCGGCTCCTGCACGCCCGCGAGCACCTCACGGTGCACGCGACTCATGGCGGACATCAGTTCGCCGGCGCCAACGAGAGTGATCCTACCGGGCATAGCTTCGTGGAATCCTCGAGAGGCTCCCCCGTGCGGGGAGGCGCAAGGTGCGCGCGCCCAAGTATAAGCCATCCAGGGGCGGGCCCGTCCGGCCGGCTCGCTTTCTGCTGACAGCCGCTGTCGGGAGACCGCGGGTCTTCACGGCGGACCGAGACTCGGGAGAGAGGCGCCGGCCTTGCCGCGCCTCGCGGGCCGCGGCACAGGGGCCCCAGGGTGCGTGATAAAATTGAGGCAAGACGGATCGACTGGCGGGACCCCCGTTCAGGGGGTTTCGTAGCGTTTGGGACACGATGCTGGACAAACTGAAGGCTATCGAAGAGCGGTTCGACGCCATTACGGAAGAGATGGCGCGGCCGGACGTGGTGGGCGACTACCAGCGCCTGCAGGCGCTGGCGAAGGAGCGCGCCGCCCTGGAGGACGTCGTGTCCCTGTACCGCGAATACCGGCGCGTGACGGATGAGATCGAGGACGCGCGCTCTCTCCTCCACGAGGGCTCCGATCCTGAGATCGCGCGCCTGGCGAAAGAGGAGATCGAGGCCCTCGAAGACAAGCAGGCGCGCCTGGAGGAGCAGATCAAGCTCGCCCTGCTGCCCAGGGACCCGCATGACGACCGCGACGTGATCGTGGAAGTGCGCGCGGGGACGGGCGGCGAGGAGGCGGGGCTCTTCGCCGGCGACCTCTTCCGCATGTACTCGCGTTACGCCGAGCGCAAGGGCTGGGGCGTGGAGGTCCTGTCGGCGAGCGAGAGCGAAAAGGGTGGCTTCAAGGAGATCATCTTCGAGGTGCACGGCAAGGGGGCGTACTCGCGCCTGAAGTACGAGAGCGGCGTCCACCGCGTCCAGCGCGTGCCGGTGACGGAGGCGCAGGGCCGCATCCACACGAGCGCGGCCACGGTCGCCGTCCTGCCGCAGGCCGAGGACATCGAGGTCGATGTCGACGAGAAGGACCTGAAGTGGGACATCTTCCACTCGGGTGGGGCCGGCGGCCAGAACGTGAACAAGGTGGCCACTGCCGTGCGCGTTACGCATTTGCCGACCGGGATGGTCGTGCAGTGCCAGGACGAACGCTCGCAGCTGAAGAACAAGACGAAGGCGCTGATGATCCTCAAGTCGCGTCTGCTGCAAATGCGCGAGGAGGAGCAGGCGGCCCAGCTCTCGGAGAGCCGTCGGCTGCAGGTCGGGGGCGGGGACCGCTCCGAGAAGATCCGCACCTACAACTTCCAGCAAGACCGCGTCACCGACCACCGCGTAGGGTTCACGCGCCACAACCTGCAAGCCTTCCTGGACGGCGAGATTGACGACGTCATTGACGCCGTTGCGACGGCGGACCAGGCGCAGCGCCTGGAAGAGTCCCTCGTTTGACGATCGCGGAGACACTTGCGGACGCGCGGAGGCGTCTCGAGGCAGGCGGAATCGAGGACGCCGCCATC
Above is a genomic segment from Dehalococcoidia bacterium containing:
- a CDS encoding CinA family protein; translated protein: MTTEAQQLASRVIALLSGRGLTLSVAESCTGGFISHLLTNVPGSSRCFLGGATAYHNRAKTALLGVPEDLLREHGSVSAEAALAMARGVRERLDADIAIGVTGIAGPGGGSPQKPPGTVYIALVVRDRLSHVRHERWEGDRQAYKEQTAARAFQVIEEYLD
- the prfA gene encoding peptide chain release factor 1 gives rise to the protein MLDKLKAIEERFDAITEEMARPDVVGDYQRLQALAKERAALEDVVSLYREYRRVTDEIEDARSLLHEGSDPEIARLAKEEIEALEDKQARLEEQIKLALLPRDPHDDRDVIVEVRAGTGGEEAGLFAGDLFRMYSRYAERKGWGVEVLSASESEKGGFKEIIFEVHGKGAYSRLKYESGVHRVQRVPVTEAQGRIHTSAATVAVLPQAEDIEVDVDEKDLKWDIFHSGGAGGQNVNKVATAVRVTHLPTGMVVQCQDERSQLKNKTKALMILKSRLLQMREEEQAAQLSESRRLQVGGGDRSEKIRTYNFQQDRVTDHRVGFTRHNLQAFLDGEIDDVIDAVATADQAQRLEESLV